A window from Herbaspirillum sp. meg3 encodes these proteins:
- the rpoH gene encoding RNA polymerase sigma factor RpoH, producing the protein MKSATALMPVETNALALGFSGSLGNIDAYISAVNRLPMLTQAEEVSLAQSLRDKNDLAAAQKLVLSHLRLVVSIARGYLGYGLPHADLIQEGNIGLMKAVKRFDPDQNVRLVSYAMHWIKAEMHEYILKNWRLVKVATTKAQRKLFFNLRSHKEGLDAMTPAQVDALAKTLDVKREEVIEMETRLSGRDVALEAPTDDEDDKFAPIAYLSSDNSEPTRVMEAKQYDRLQSEGLEAALSKLDDRSRRIVEARWLANDDGSGATLHELADEFGVSAERIRQIEAVALKKMKGALQAFS; encoded by the coding sequence ATGAAATCAGCTACTGCACTTATGCCCGTCGAGACCAATGCGCTTGCGCTCGGCTTCTCCGGCAGCCTGGGCAATATTGACGCCTACATTTCGGCCGTCAATCGCCTGCCTATGCTGACGCAGGCTGAAGAAGTTTCGCTGGCGCAAAGTCTGCGCGACAAAAATGACCTCGCTGCAGCGCAAAAACTGGTGCTGTCGCACTTGCGCCTGGTGGTCTCGATCGCCCGCGGCTATCTGGGTTACGGCCTGCCGCATGCCGACCTGATCCAGGAAGGTAATATCGGCCTGATGAAAGCGGTCAAACGCTTCGATCCGGATCAAAACGTGCGTCTCGTGTCATACGCGATGCACTGGATCAAGGCCGAGATGCACGAGTACATCCTGAAGAACTGGCGTTTGGTCAAAGTAGCGACCACCAAGGCCCAACGCAAACTGTTCTTCAATCTGCGCAGCCACAAGGAAGGTCTGGACGCCATGACGCCGGCGCAAGTCGACGCGTTGGCCAAGACGCTGGACGTGAAGCGTGAAGAAGTCATCGAGATGGAAACCCGTCTGTCCGGCCGCGACGTTGCACTGGAAGCGCCGACCGACGACGAAGACGACAAATTCGCACCGATCGCTTACCTGTCCTCGGACAACAGCGAACCGACTCGCGTGATGGAAGCCAAGCAATACGACCGTCTGCAATCGGAAGGTCTGGAAGCAGCGTTGAGCAAGCTGGATGATCGTTCACGCCGCATCGTGGAAGCACGCTGGTTGGCCAACGACGACGGCAGCGGCGCTACATTGCACGAACTGGCTGATGAATTCGGCGTGTCTGCCGAACGGATTCGCCAGATCGAAGCGGTTGCGCTGAAAAAGATGAAGGGCGCGCTGCAGGCGTTTTCCTGA
- the ftsX gene encoding permease-like cell division protein FtsX yields MNWLRQHFFAFADAFSHLLRSPGNFVLNVLVVSIALALPFAGLTVLENVRPVSEQLAVEPEISIFLKMDVSRDKATALSSTINSILQSSGSTAKVEFTPREKAFDSLKSKTGLNDVLATLGSNPLPDSYVLKLSGFQNAMDASRVDDIAQKLKAMPGVDTVQIDSAWVKRLAALLRILRLVLLFLGITLGAVVVAVVFNTIRLQVMTQYEEIEVSRLLGATNAFIHRPFYYTGALLGLCAGGLALGLVVLALQPLNLAITDFARLYASEFRLAAPSIEAIAFLLGASALLGLFGAMLSVKRHLSRLT; encoded by the coding sequence ATGAATTGGCTGCGTCAACATTTCTTCGCCTTCGCCGATGCTTTTAGCCATCTTCTGCGTTCGCCTGGCAATTTCGTACTCAATGTGCTGGTGGTCTCGATTGCGCTGGCATTGCCCTTCGCCGGCCTGACCGTGCTGGAAAACGTACGACCGGTGTCTGAGCAGCTCGCCGTCGAGCCGGAAATCAGTATCTTCCTGAAAATGGACGTCTCGCGCGACAAGGCTACAGCGCTGAGCAGCACCATCAATAGCATCCTGCAAAGCAGCGGCAGCACAGCCAAGGTGGAATTCACACCACGCGAAAAAGCCTTCGACTCACTCAAGAGCAAGACCGGCCTCAATGACGTACTGGCAACGCTGGGATCGAATCCTTTGCCGGACAGTTATGTCCTGAAACTCTCAGGATTCCAGAATGCCATGGACGCCAGCCGTGTCGATGACATCGCTCAGAAGCTCAAAGCCATGCCCGGCGTCGACACGGTTCAGATCGATTCAGCCTGGGTCAAGCGCCTGGCGGCACTGCTGCGCATCTTGCGGCTGGTGTTGCTGTTCCTCGGTATCACACTGGGTGCGGTCGTGGTCGCGGTGGTGTTCAACACCATCCGTCTGCAGGTCATGACCCAGTATGAGGAGATTGAGGTCTCGCGCCTGCTGGGCGCCACCAACGCCTTCATCCATCGCCCGTTCTATTACACCGGCGCTCTGCTGGGCCTGTGCGCAGGCGGTCTGGCGCTGGGACTGGTGGTACTGGCATTGCAGCCGCTGAATCTGGCCATCACCGATTTCGCCCGCCTCTATGCTTCGGAGTTCCGTCTGGCGGCACCGAGCATCGAAGCCATCGCCTTCCTGCTTGGCGCCAGCGCCCTGCTTGGCCTGTTTGGCGCCATGTTGTCGGTCAAGCGGCATCTGTCCCGGCTGACCTGA
- a CDS encoding cell division ATP-binding protein FtsE: protein MIEFAKVSKQYSRDVFALRDITLSVQKGELLFLAGPSGAGKSTLLKMIAAMERPSSGTLSVNGQSINTIKPSGMPYLRRNLGLIFQQQRLLQDRSILSNVMLPLIVTGAARSDAEKRARAALDKVDLLDKAASGPQELSGGEQQRVAIARAIVNRPQIILADEPTANLDRDNANKVLAALKSFHGVGVTCLISTHDEQYLTGADRIVYLDRGRIVDGWHNGVSHPVEISQ, encoded by the coding sequence ATGATTGAATTCGCCAAGGTCTCCAAACAATACTCGCGCGATGTGTTCGCCTTGCGCGATATCACGCTGTCGGTGCAAAAAGGCGAATTGCTGTTCCTTGCCGGCCCCTCCGGCGCAGGCAAATCCACCTTGCTGAAAATGATCGCCGCCATGGAGCGCCCGAGCAGCGGCACGCTCAGCGTCAACGGCCAGAGCATCAATACCATCAAGCCTTCCGGCATGCCGTATCTGCGCCGCAATCTCGGCCTGATTTTCCAGCAGCAACGCCTCTTGCAAGACCGCAGCATCCTGTCCAACGTCATGTTGCCGCTGATCGTGACCGGCGCCGCCCGCTCGGACGCCGAGAAACGCGCCCGCGCTGCGCTGGACAAGGTCGACCTGCTCGACAAGGCAGCTTCTGGTCCGCAAGAACTCTCCGGCGGCGAACAGCAGCGCGTGGCGATTGCCCGCGCCATCGTCAACCGCCCGCAAATCATCCTGGCTGACGAACCAACCGCCAACCTCGACCGGGACAACGCCAACAAGGTGCTTGCCGCGCTCAAGTCCTTCCACGGCGTCGGCGTGACCTGTCTGATCTCGACGCATGACGAGCAATACCTGACCGGCGCCGACCGCATCGTCTATCTGGACCGCGGCCGTATCGTTGACGGCTGGCACAATGGCGTCAGCCATCCGGTGGAGATTTCTCAATGA
- the ftsY gene encoding signal recognition particle-docking protein FtsY: protein MFSFFKKKPQPEPVVAKEAAPVVPVAVPVVVATTPEIPAPVSAPVAEEIVEIVESAPPSPEAKRSWLARLKSGLSKTSSNLTTLFIGAKIGDDLYEELESALLVSDAGVEATQFLLDSLKKKVRDEKLTEADQVRQALRTLLIDMLRPLQKPLVLGRHQPLVMMIAGVNGAGKTTTIGKLAKHLQAHDQSVLLAAGDTFRAAAREQLTIWGERNNITVISQESGDPAAVAYDAVHSATARGTNVVMVDTAGRLPTQLHLMDELKKIKRVIGKAMDTAPHEVLLVIDGNTGQNALAQVKAFDDALGLTGLIVTKLDGTAKGGILAAIAKTRPVPLYFIGVGEQIDDLQAFDAEEFVDALLS, encoded by the coding sequence ATGTTTAGTTTCTTCAAGAAAAAGCCCCAGCCAGAACCCGTCGTCGCCAAAGAAGCCGCGCCAGTTGTACCTGTCGCCGTTCCCGTTGTTGTCGCGACGACACCTGAAATACCTGCGCCCGTCTCCGCGCCTGTTGCTGAGGAAATCGTCGAAATCGTCGAATCCGCGCCGCCCTCCCCGGAAGCCAAGCGTTCCTGGCTGGCCCGTCTCAAGAGCGGCCTGTCCAAAACCTCCAGCAACCTGACCACGCTGTTCATCGGCGCCAAGATCGGCGACGATCTCTATGAAGAGCTGGAGTCGGCCCTGCTGGTCTCGGACGCCGGGGTCGAGGCAACTCAATTCCTGCTTGATTCGCTCAAGAAAAAAGTCAGGGACGAAAAATTGACCGAAGCCGACCAGGTGCGTCAGGCCCTGCGTACGCTGCTGATCGACATGCTGCGCCCGTTGCAGAAACCGCTGGTGCTGGGCCGCCATCAACCGCTGGTGATGATGATCGCGGGCGTCAACGGCGCCGGCAAGACCACCACGATCGGCAAGCTGGCCAAGCATTTGCAGGCACATGACCAATCGGTGCTGCTGGCCGCCGGCGACACTTTCCGCGCTGCCGCGCGCGAACAGCTGACGATCTGGGGCGAGCGCAACAACATTACCGTGATTTCCCAGGAATCGGGTGACCCAGCCGCAGTCGCCTACGACGCCGTACATTCGGCCACGGCGCGCGGCACCAATGTCGTCATGGTCGATACCGCCGGCCGCCTGCCGACGCAATTGCACCTGATGGACGAGCTGAAGAAGATCAAACGCGTCATCGGCAAGGCCATGGACACCGCACCGCACGAAGTACTGCTGGTCATTGACGGCAATACCGGCCAAAATGCGTTGGCGCAGGTCAAGGCTTTCGACGATGCGCTCGGCCTGACCGGGCTGATCGTCACCAAGCTGGACGGTACCGCCAAAGGCGGCATCCTGGCGGCGATCGCCAAAACCCGTCCGGTGCCGCTGTACTTCATCGGCGTGGGCGAACAAATCGACGACCTGCAAGCTTTCGACGCCGAAGAATTCGTGGATGCGTTGCTAAGTTAA
- a CDS encoding pitrilysin family protein, whose protein sequence is MKLKISAILSTGLLFGCLAALGPAALAQSAPSVASEFMLKNGMKVIVKEDHRAPTAVQMVWYKVGSIDETNGTTGIAHALEHMMFKGTKKHKTGEFSRLVAELGGRENAFTNRDYTAYFQQVEHTRLEAVMALEADRMRNLQFDKSEFAKEIRVVMEERRWRTDDQPQGLMSEALHAAAFVAHPYHHPVVGWMDDLQNMTIADIEAWYRRWYAPNNATLVVSGDVSADKVVAMAEKYFGSIPAKTIVRGKPQNEPEQHGLRRVTVKAPAENPYVILAFKVPNLRDIEKDQEAYALDVLSAVLDGYDNARLNDKLVRTDKVANSVGAGYDDITRGPTLFTLEGSPAAGTTTAQLEALLRAEVTRVAKDGVSEQELQRVKTQLIASQIYKRDSIFGQAMEIGVMEMSGLSHKNIDRIVDKLKSVTPQQVQAVAQKYFTDDKLTVATLEPLPLSGKKLGPPPGPLR, encoded by the coding sequence ATGAAATTGAAGATCAGCGCAATCCTGTCGACCGGTTTGTTATTTGGCTGCCTGGCGGCCTTGGGCCCCGCTGCTCTGGCCCAGTCCGCACCTTCCGTCGCCTCGGAGTTCATGCTCAAAAACGGCATGAAAGTGATCGTGAAAGAGGATCATCGTGCGCCGACGGCAGTGCAGATGGTCTGGTACAAGGTCGGATCCATTGATGAGACCAACGGCACCACCGGCATCGCGCACGCCCTTGAACATATGATGTTCAAGGGCACCAAAAAGCACAAGACCGGCGAATTCAGCCGTTTGGTCGCAGAACTGGGCGGCAGAGAGAATGCCTTCACCAATCGCGATTACACCGCCTATTTCCAGCAGGTCGAGCACACTCGCCTGGAAGCTGTCATGGCGCTGGAAGCGGACCGAATGCGCAATTTGCAATTCGACAAGAGCGAGTTCGCCAAAGAAATCCGTGTCGTCATGGAAGAGCGTCGCTGGCGCACCGACGACCAGCCGCAAGGCTTGATGAGTGAGGCACTGCACGCCGCAGCCTTCGTCGCGCATCCGTATCATCATCCTGTGGTCGGCTGGATGGACGATCTGCAGAACATGACCATCGCCGATATCGAAGCCTGGTATCGCCGCTGGTACGCGCCCAACAACGCTACGCTGGTGGTCAGCGGCGATGTCAGCGCCGACAAGGTGGTGGCGATGGCCGAGAAGTATTTCGGCAGCATCCCGGCCAAAACCATCGTGCGCGGCAAGCCGCAAAACGAGCCTGAACAACACGGCCTGCGCCGCGTCACCGTCAAGGCGCCGGCCGAGAATCCCTACGTGATCCTGGCCTTCAAGGTGCCGAACTTGCGCGACATCGAAAAGGATCAGGAAGCCTATGCTCTGGACGTGTTGTCGGCAGTCCTCGACGGCTACGACAACGCACGTCTGAATGACAAGCTGGTGCGCACCGACAAGGTCGCCAACAGCGTCGGCGCGGGTTATGACGACATCACGCGCGGCCCGACCTTGTTCACGCTGGAAGGCAGTCCGGCCGCCGGCACCACTACCGCACAACTGGAAGCGCTGCTGCGCGCCGAAGTCACGCGTGTCGCGAAAGACGGCGTATCGGAGCAAGAGCTGCAGCGCGTGAAGACACAACTGATCGCTTCGCAAATTTACAAGCGCGATTCCATCTTCGGCCAAGCCATGGAAATCGGCGTGATGGAAATGTCCGGTCTGTCGCACAAGAACATCGATCGCATCGTCGACAAGCTGAAATCCGTGACGCCGCAGCAAGTGCAGGCTGTCGCGCAGAAGTATTTCACCGACGACAAGCTGACCGTCGCCACGCTGGAACCCTTGCCCTTGTCGGGCAAGAAGCTGGGGCCGCCGCCGGGCCCGCTGCGTTGA
- a CDS encoding ParA family protein: MPVIVVANPKGGVGKSTLSTNLAGYFASRGHGVLLGDIDRQQSARAWLNIRPPAATQIATWDISEDYIAKPPKGTTHVVLDTPAGLHGWRLNDVLKMADKVIVPLQPSIFDILATQDFLRRLAEEKSVRQGEIDVGIVGMRVDARTRSADQLHRFIEGLNLPVLSYLRDTQNYVQLAAHGLTLWDIAPSRVQRDIEQWQPIIDWVEGKPIPAPAVSAITMPPQS; encoded by the coding sequence ATGCCAGTGATCGTCGTTGCGAACCCCAAAGGCGGCGTAGGTAAAAGTACTCTTTCCACCAACCTGGCCGGCTACTTCGCCAGCCGCGGACATGGCGTGCTGCTGGGCGATATCGATCGCCAGCAATCGGCGCGTGCCTGGCTCAACATCCGGCCACCGGCAGCGACGCAGATCGCCACCTGGGATATCAGCGAAGACTATATCGCCAAGCCGCCGAAGGGCACTACCCATGTGGTGCTGGATACACCGGCCGGCTTGCATGGATGGCGTCTGAATGATGTTCTGAAAATGGCGGACAAGGTGATCGTACCTCTGCAGCCATCGATCTTCGACATTCTCGCCACGCAGGATTTTTTGCGTCGGCTGGCGGAAGAAAAATCCGTACGGCAAGGGGAGATCGATGTCGGCATCGTCGGCATGCGGGTCGACGCACGGACGCGTTCGGCGGATCAGTTGCATCGCTTCATTGAGGGCCTGAACCTGCCGGTGCTGAGCTATCTGCGCGATACGCAGAACTATGTGCAACTGGCAGCGCACGGCCTGACACTGTGGGACATCGCGCCTTCGCGCGTGCAGCGTGATATCGAGCAATGGCAGCCGATCATCGACTGGGTCGAAGGCAAACCGATTCCTGCACCCGCCGTGTCGGCGATCACCATGCCGCCGCAGTCATGA
- a CDS encoding pitrilysin family protein has product MKKYCLVCALLLACFVTQAQAALQIQSWSLPNGARVLFVENHAIPMLDLSVEFDAGTRRDPVRKSGLASLTNAMLTRGASATADAPALSEAQILDGFADVAAQRGGGASLDRAGVTLRMLSSAAERDAAVGLLARTLAQPSFPVDLFARDQARTIADVKESQTKAEDIAAKAFWAALYGEHPYARQESEASVAGITRDDLVNFHRAHYVANHAVIAMIGDVTRTQADQIAQRLTQQLPQGAALQALPDVLAGKATEQRIAHPASQSHILIGMPALVRGDPDFFALTVGNYILGGGGFVSRLTNEVREKRALSYSVYSYFSPLAQKGPFQIGLQTKQEQTNEALGVVRSTLATYLRDGPTAAELKAAKDNLVGGFALRIDNNRKILDNLAVIGYYGLPLDYLDTWTANIGKVTIAQIRDAFKRKIAPDQLTTVVVGEAN; this is encoded by the coding sequence ATGAAAAAATATTGCCTGGTTTGTGCGCTTCTGCTCGCCTGTTTTGTCACGCAAGCGCAGGCCGCTTTGCAGATTCAGTCGTGGTCCTTGCCCAACGGCGCGCGCGTGCTGTTTGTCGAGAACCATGCGATTCCCATGCTCGATCTCAGTGTCGAATTCGATGCCGGCACGCGTCGCGATCCGGTTCGTAAATCCGGTCTGGCATCGTTGACCAACGCCATGCTGACGCGTGGTGCTTCTGCCACTGCGGATGCACCGGCCCTGTCGGAGGCGCAGATTCTGGATGGTTTCGCCGATGTGGCGGCACAGCGCGGCGGCGGCGCCAGCCTGGATCGCGCCGGTGTCACCTTGCGCATGTTGTCGAGTGCTGCTGAGCGCGATGCCGCAGTGGGTTTGCTGGCGCGGACTCTGGCGCAGCCGAGTTTCCCGGTGGACTTGTTCGCGCGCGATCAGGCGCGCACCATCGCGGATGTCAAGGAATCACAAACCAAGGCGGAAGACATCGCCGCCAAAGCATTCTGGGCCGCACTCTATGGCGAACATCCCTATGCACGTCAGGAAAGCGAAGCTTCGGTCGCCGGCATCACACGCGACGATCTGGTGAATTTCCATCGTGCGCATTACGTCGCCAACCACGCCGTCATTGCCATGATCGGCGACGTCACGCGTACGCAGGCTGATCAGATTGCACAACGCCTGACCCAGCAATTGCCGCAAGGCGCAGCACTGCAGGCCTTGCCCGACGTGCTTGCAGGCAAAGCTACAGAACAGCGTATCGCGCATCCGGCATCGCAGTCGCATATCCTGATCGGCATGCCGGCGCTGGTGCGCGGCGATCCGGATTTCTTTGCACTGACGGTCGGCAACTACATCCTTGGCGGTGGCGGGTTTGTGTCGCGCTTGACCAATGAAGTACGCGAGAAGCGCGCGCTCAGCTACAGCGTCTACAGCTATTTTTCTCCACTGGCGCAAAAGGGCCCGTTCCAGATCGGCTTGCAAACCAAACAGGAGCAAACCAACGAAGCGCTTGGCGTGGTGCGCAGCACGCTGGCAACTTATTTGCGAGACGGCCCGACGGCCGCCGAACTGAAAGCCGCCAAGGACAACCTGGTTGGCGGTTTCGCCTTGCGTATCGACAACAATCGCAAGATTCTCGACAACCTGGCGGTGATCGGCTATTACGGTTTACCGTTGGATTATCTCGACACCTGGACAGCCAATATCGGTAAAGTCACCATCGCGCAGATTCGCGATGCCTTCAAGCGTAAAATTGCGCCCGATCAATTGACGACTGTCGTGGTGGGCGAGGCAAATTAA
- the rsmD gene encoding 16S rRNA (guanine(966)-N(2))-methyltransferase RsmD, translating into MSKTVRKHGAAVHSRSAHQVRIIGGQWKRTPLPVLEAEGLRPTPDRVRETVFNWVTHLIDGNWEQVSCLDLFAGSGALGFEAASRGAPRVVMVENHTPAVRQLEANKEKLQAAQVEIQRGDALALLQGLSTRTTTANGFNLIFADPPYHQNWLAKIMPICEQLLASKGLMYVESEHSLEGDALPDWMAPWEVVRADKAGVVFYHLLQRKNIG; encoded by the coding sequence ATGAGCAAGACTGTAAGAAAACATGGCGCGGCCGTGCATAGCCGCAGCGCACATCAGGTTCGGATTATTGGCGGGCAATGGAAGCGTACGCCGCTCCCGGTGCTGGAAGCGGAGGGCCTGCGGCCGACGCCGGATCGTGTCCGCGAAACCGTATTCAACTGGGTGACGCATCTGATCGACGGCAACTGGGAGCAGGTGAGTTGTCTTGACTTGTTCGCCGGCTCCGGCGCGCTTGGCTTCGAAGCCGCCAGCCGTGGCGCGCCGCGCGTCGTGATGGTTGAAAACCACACACCGGCGGTGCGTCAGCTTGAAGCGAATAAAGAAAAACTGCAGGCCGCGCAAGTCGAAATTCAGCGCGGCGACGCCTTGGCGCTGTTGCAGGGATTGAGCACGCGCACCACAACTGCCAACGGATTTAATCTTATTTTTGCCGATCCGCCGTATCATCAAAACTGGTTGGCGAAAATCATGCCGATATGCGAGCAACTGTTGGCGTCCAAGGGCCTGATGTATGTGGAATCAGAGCATTCCCTGGAGGGCGATGCACTCCCGGACTGGATGGCGCCGTGGGAAGTTGTTCGGGCCGATAAGGCAGGTGTGGTGTTTTATCACTTATTGCAGCGCAAAAACATCGGTTAA
- the coaD gene encoding pantetheine-phosphate adenylyltransferase, giving the protein MVTAVYPGTFDPLTRGHEDLVRRASGLFDKLVVGVADSKNKKPFFSLEERLSIANEVLGHYPNVQVESFSGLLKDFVRQNNARVIVRGLRAVSDFEYEFQMAGMNRYLLPDVETLFLTPSDQYQFISGTIVREIALLGGDVSKFVFPSVEKWLKEKMAKMDL; this is encoded by the coding sequence ATGGTAACAGCAGTTTATCCGGGAACATTCGATCCGTTGACACGTGGCCATGAAGATCTGGTAAGACGCGCATCGGGATTGTTTGACAAGTTGGTCGTAGGCGTAGCGGACAGCAAAAACAAGAAGCCGTTTTTCTCCCTTGAGGAGCGCCTGTCGATAGCAAATGAAGTATTGGGACATTACCCCAATGTCCAGGTGGAAAGTTTTTCCGGCCTGCTCAAGGATTTTGTGCGGCAAAACAATGCCCGCGTGATCGTGCGCGGCTTGCGTGCGGTATCGGACTTCGAATATGAATTCCAGATGGCCGGCATGAATCGTTATCTGTTGCCTGACGTGGAAACCTTGTTTCTGACCCCGTCGGACCAATATCAATTCATATCGGGCACGATTGTGCGTGAAATCGCCCTGTTGGGCGGCGACGTATCGAAGTTTGTATTTCCATCAGTCGAAAAGTGGCTGAAGGAAAAGATGGCGAAGATGGATCTGTAG
- a CDS encoding YfhL family 4Fe-4S dicluster ferredoxin: MALMITDDCINCDVCEPECPNEAIYMGPQIYEIDPNKCTECVGHFDEPQCQQVCPVACIPFDPAWRESKEQLMVKYETLQAGAKA; this comes from the coding sequence ATGGCACTGATGATCACTGATGATTGCATTAACTGCGACGTCTGCGAGCCTGAGTGCCCGAACGAAGCGATCTACATGGGGCCGCAGATCTATGAAATCGACCCCAACAAATGCACCGAATGCGTCGGCCATTTCGATGAGCCGCAATGCCAGCAAGTCTGCCCGGTCGCCTGCATTCCCTTCGATCCGGCCTGGCGCGAATCCAAGGAACAACTGATGGTCAAGTACGAAACCCTGCAAGCCGGGGCCAAGGCCTGA
- a CDS encoding cysteine dioxygenase — protein sequence MNGRLAEKAAMPNHQRLRHFITSFAALLEREPGEADIIREGSSLLRELVAVDDWLPEAYAQPDPERYRQYLLHVDSAQRFSVVSFVWGPGQQTPVHDHTVWGLIGMLRGSEYSQSYRRQNDNEDGNAGALLPFGEPIQLTPGMVEAVSPHVEGLDDIHRVRNAYDDKVSISIHVYGANIGAVHRSVYPPDGTRKEFISGYSNTTLPNIWDLSLETKTR from the coding sequence ATGAACGGTCGCCTTGCCGAGAAAGCAGCCATGCCCAATCATCAGCGTCTACGTCATTTCATCACCTCGTTTGCGGCTTTGCTGGAACGAGAGCCCGGCGAAGCCGACATCATTCGCGAAGGCTCATCGCTTCTTCGCGAGCTGGTCGCCGTCGACGATTGGTTGCCGGAAGCTTACGCTCAGCCGGATCCCGAGCGTTATCGCCAATACCTCTTGCACGTTGACTCGGCGCAGCGGTTTTCGGTGGTGAGTTTTGTCTGGGGGCCGGGCCAGCAAACGCCGGTGCACGACCATACCGTGTGGGGATTGATCGGTATGCTGCGCGGTTCGGAATATTCGCAATCCTATCGGCGGCAGAACGACAATGAGGACGGCAATGCGGGTGCGCTCCTGCCTTTCGGAGAACCGATACAATTAACGCCCGGCATGGTGGAAGCGGTATCGCCGCATGTGGAGGGACTCGACGACATCCATCGCGTGCGTAATGCCTACGATGACAAGGTGTCGATCAGTATCCACGTGTATGGCGCCAACATCGGCGCGGTGCATCGATCGGTGTACCCGCCGGATGGCACACGCAAGGAATTCATTTCGGGTTATTCAAACACGACCTTACCTAATATTTGGGATCTGTCCCTGGAGACGAAAACAAGATGA